In a genomic window of Tissierella sp. Yu-01:
- a CDS encoding GNAT family N-acetyltransferase has protein sequence MDVTIRPIIYGTEDYEKSIDLRNEVFRKPWGLDIRNEDLSSDAKYEMFGAYKDEKMIATIFLTEDDKETARIKSVAIFDEYRGKGLGKYLMNYVEDIALKRGYKKVALMGRVSAEIFYNKLGYETISEVYDHNTIPHVDMIKEF, from the coding sequence ATGGATGTAACTATTAGACCAATAATATATGGAACCGAGGATTATGAGAAGTCTATAGACTTAAGAAATGAAGTTTTTAGAAAACCCTGGGGACTAGATATTAGAAACGAAGACCTCTCATCAGATGCCAAATATGAAATGTTCGGCGCATATAAGGATGAAAAAATGATAGCAACAATTTTTTTAACTGAAGACGATAAAGAAACTGCTAGAATAAAAAGTGTAGCAATATTTGATGAATACAGAGGTAAAGGACTTGGTAAATATTTGATGAACTATGTTGAGGATATAGCTCTTAAAAGGGGTTATAAAAAAGTAGCTCTTATGGGCAGAGTTTCCGCAGAGATCTTTTACAACAAATTGGGATATGAAACTATAAGTGAAGTTTATGACCATAATACCATTCCTCATGTTGATATGATTAAGGAGTTTTAG
- a CDS encoding PhzF family phenazine biosynthesis protein, whose protein sequence is MKVYPLYQVDVFTKEYYGGNPAAVCVLDEEIEEELMKKISAEMNLSETAFLLPLDKKKEVYSLRWFTPQVEVDICGHGTIGTSKVIYDIMNAKSEKLSFKTKSGDLIARKCEDGIGIDMPLDEPLTFEPTIELLKALGLNGYKTARIGAKTGKVIIEVSDEAIIHNLKPNFEQLKDLKFKENVKGVAVTTNNCDDYDFVSRYFNPWAGINEDPVTGSVHTVLATYWGELLDKKEMKAFQASYRGGELILKVMDNNRLELIGDAVITLKGEIYSK, encoded by the coding sequence TTGAAAGTATATCCATTATATCAGGTTGATGTTTTTACAAAGGAATATTACGGAGGTAATCCTGCAGCTGTATGTGTTTTAGATGAGGAAATTGAAGAAGAGCTTATGAAGAAAATTTCAGCAGAGATGAATCTTTCTGAAACAGCATTTTTACTACCATTAGATAAGAAAAAGGAAGTATATTCTCTAAGATGGTTTACTCCGCAGGTTGAGGTTGATATATGTGGTCATGGAACCATTGGGACATCAAAGGTTATTTATGACATTATGAATGCAAAATCAGAAAAGCTAAGTTTTAAGACTAAAAGTGGAGATCTAATTGCTAGAAAATGTGAAGATGGTATTGGTATAGATATGCCACTAGATGAGCCTTTAACGTTTGAACCAACAATTGAACTGTTAAAGGCATTAGGTCTTAATGGATATAAGACAGCAAGAATAGGTGCAAAAACAGGAAAGGTAATTATAGAAGTCAGTGATGAAGCTATAATTCATAATCTTAAACCAAATTTTGAACAATTAAAAGACTTAAAATTTAAAGAAAATGTTAAGGGAGTAGCAGTAACTACTAATAATTGTGATGATTATGACTTTGTATCTAGATACTTCAATCCATGGGCAGGGATAAATGAAGATCCTGTAACTGGTTCAGTTCATACTGTATTGGCTACTTACTGGGGGGAATTATTAGATAAGAAAGAAATGAAAGCATTTCAAGCATCCTATAGAGGTGGAGAGCTTATATTGAAAGTTATGGATAATAACAGACTTGAGCTAATAGGGGATGCAGTTATTACATTAAAAGGTGAAATATATTCAAAATAA
- a CDS encoding deoxyribonuclease IV, with protein MLTIGCHLSTSKGYEAMGRDALKIGANTFQFFTRNPRGSKAKDIDPEDVERLLNIMKEHNFGKLLAHAPYTLNPCSNKIETREFAKIVMEDDLKRMEYLPNNYYNFHPGSHVGQGVEKGIEYIIELLNEILKPEHTTTVLLETMAGKGTEIGRNFEELKAIIDGVQLKDKIGVCMDSCHIYDGGYDIVNNLDGVLEEFDRIIGLDKLYAIHLNDSKNPFSSHKDRHEKIGEGSLGIDTFANIINHPKLKYLPFYLETPNELEGYGEEIKVLKGLYIK; from the coding sequence ATGCTAACAATAGGTTGTCACTTATCTACATCAAAAGGCTATGAGGCTATGGGGAGGGATGCATTAAAGATTGGAGCCAATACCTTTCAGTTTTTCACCCGTAACCCTAGAGGCAGCAAGGCTAAGGATATAGATCCTGAAGATGTGGAAAGATTATTAAATATTATGAAGGAGCATAACTTTGGGAAATTACTAGCTCATGCACCATATACATTAAATCCTTGTTCAAACAAGATAGAGACAAGGGAATTTGCAAAGATAGTAATGGAAGATGACTTAAAAAGAATGGAGTACTTGCCGAATAATTATTATAACTTTCACCCTGGTAGCCATGTTGGACAGGGAGTGGAGAAGGGTATTGAGTATATCATCGAATTGCTTAACGAAATTCTAAAGCCTGAACATACAACTACTGTTTTATTAGAAACAATGGCTGGAAAAGGAACTGAAATTGGAAGGAATTTTGAAGAGCTAAAGGCAATTATTGATGGAGTACAACTAAAGGATAAGATTGGAGTATGTATGGACTCATGTCATATTTATGATGGAGGTTACGATATAGTTAATAATTTAGATGGTGTATTAGAAGAGTTTGACAGGATCATAGGCCTAGATAAGCTATATGCAATACATTTAAACGATAGTAAAAATCCTTTCTCAAGTCATAAGGATAGACATGAGAAGATTGGCGAGGGGTCTCTTGGTATAGATACTTTTGCAAATATTATTAATCATCCAAAGTTAAAATATTTGCCATTTTACCTTGAAACTCCAAATGAGCTAGAGGGATATGGTGAAGAGATAAAAGTATTAAAGGGATTGTATATTAAGTAA
- a CDS encoding copper amine oxidase N-terminal domain-containing protein → MNIKKVMALSLATCIAASPLAVKAEEEIRLISAPINAPIDEAIITEYIEFKGKIEKVEKENDILSIIVKNDNAEGLDQMKAYINEDVILISDKTMNFTDKEDLKEGMEVTIFYHKDTIMTMSYPPMLGPDVVVINDNEEHQGVMVSKYDEELLSAEGDMILRPSEETIIVDKDGEALGIEDLANRDLIVFTDIVLLSYPGQTSPEKIIVMPEREEIAEVDEEEVVEEVEEKEFKEFILGNEFIKEINGVKMIPLRLVGESLGYEITWNQETKTTELTRGAQWTAVTIGKDNYNFARMLIKLGAAPVLVESDTYVPENFIEEVLKAKVEILPEGLKILY, encoded by the coding sequence ATGAATATTAAGAAGGTTATGGCACTATCTTTAGCTACATGCATAGCTGCAAGTCCACTAGCTGTAAAAGCAGAGGAGGAAATTAGACTGATAAGTGCACCAATAAATGCACCAATAGATGAGGCTATAATAACTGAATATATTGAATTTAAGGGAAAAATAGAAAAGGTTGAAAAGGAAAATGACATACTTTCAATTATAGTGAAGAATGATAATGCTGAAGGTCTTGACCAAATGAAAGCATATATTAATGAAGATGTAATTTTGATAAGTGATAAAACAATGAACTTTACAGATAAAGAAGATTTAAAAGAGGGTATGGAGGTTACTATTTTTTATCACAAGGATACAATAATGACTATGAGTTATCCTCCGATGCTAGGACCAGATGTTGTTGTTATAAACGATAATGAAGAGCATCAGGGAGTAATGGTCTCAAAATATGATGAAGAACTATTAAGTGCTGAAGGGGATATGATATTAAGACCATCAGAAGAAACAATAATAGTAGATAAAGATGGTGAAGCTTTAGGGATTGAAGATTTGGCAAATAGAGACTTGATAGTATTTACTGACATAGTACTACTAAGCTATCCTGGTCAAACATCACCTGAAAAGATAATAGTTATGCCTGAAAGAGAAGAAATAGCAGAAGTAGATGAAGAGGAAGTAGTTGAAGAAGTAGAGGAAAAAGAGTTTAAGGAATTTATTTTAGGTAATGAGTTCATTAAAGAAATTAATGGTGTAAAGATGATACCACTAAGACTAGTTGGAGAGAGCCTAGGATATGAAATTACTTGGAATCAGGAAACAAAAACAACTGAATTAACTAGAGGTGCTCAATGGACTGCTGTAACTATCGGAAAAGATAATTATAATTTTGCAAGGATGCTTATTAAATTAGGTGCTGCTCCAGTGCTGGTTGAATCAGACACTTATGTACCTGAAAATTTTATTGAAGAAGTCCTAAAAGCAAAAGTTGAAATTCTTCCGGAAGGTTTAAAAATACTTTATTAA
- a CDS encoding glycoside hydrolase family 25 protein: protein MIIDISHHQNPTNMDYDRLSEQVKLVIIRTQYGSALIDRYYRIHHREFRGRGIPTACYAWVRGRSIQDMEKEATDFYNRTIDIAPTFWFLDVEERSMNDMRSGVSAYVNRLRELGAHRIGIYIGHHLYREFNLNLEEVDAIWIPHYGINNGLPNSTPSFPCDIHQYTSAGKLAGYNGNLDLNRILSNKPLSYFTEIEVNNTEPRNDEPAEWAREAWDWAVNVGLLDGTRPRDSVTRQELAIVLKRIV from the coding sequence ATGATAATAGATATTTCTCATCACCAGAACCCTACCAATATGGATTATGACAGACTTTCAGAACAGGTTAAACTAGTAATTATAAGGACACAGTACGGAAGTGCATTGATTGACCGATATTATAGGATTCACCACAGAGAATTTAGAGGTAGAGGTATACCTACTGCCTGCTATGCTTGGGTAAGGGGCAGGTCTATACAAGATATGGAGAAGGAAGCTACTGATTTTTATAATAGGACTATAGATATAGCTCCAACCTTCTGGTTTTTAGATGTGGAGGAAAGGAGCATGAATGACATGAGAAGTGGTGTATCTGCTTACGTTAATAGATTGAGAGAATTAGGAGCGCATAGGATAGGTATTTATATTGGTCACCATTTGTATAGAGAGTTTAATTTGAATCTAGAAGAAGTAGACGCCATATGGATACCCCATTATGGTATAAATAACGGTCTTCCAAATAGCACACCTAGCTTTCCTTGTGATATTCATCAGTATACTTCAGCGGGGAAACTTGCAGGATATAATGGAAATCTTGATTTAAACAGGATATTAAGTAATAAACCATTATCATATTTTACTGAAATAGAGGTAAACAATACAGAGCCACGAAATGATGAGCCAGCTGAATGGGCAAGAGAAGCCTGGGATTGGGCAGTAAATGTAGGGCTATTGGATGGAACTCGGCCAAGGGACTCTGTAACTCGTCAGGAATTAGCAATTGTACTTAAAAGGATAGTATAA
- a CDS encoding GNAT family acetyltransferase, whose product MEYRNATLNDIPAIAKLQEKYHVLTISEEDKPDGFVTTLFTEEQFKRLIEDENGLAIACDGEKVVGYAMAASWEYWSEWPLFQHMIKDLHNTTFMGQVLSTKNSYQYGPICVHKDYRSSDVFPNLFEFSRTQMQKRYPILITFINQINPRSYKAHTKIGLDVIKPFEFNNNQYYELGYDTSVRTKGSNI is encoded by the coding sequence ATGGAATATCGAAATGCCACATTAAATGACATCCCAGCAATAGCAAAACTACAAGAAAAATATCACGTATTAACAATAAGTGAAGAAGATAAGCCAGATGGATTCGTTACAACATTGTTTACAGAAGAACAATTTAAAAGATTAATAGAAGATGAAAACGGACTAGCTATAGCATGTGATGGAGAAAAGGTAGTTGGATATGCAATGGCTGCATCCTGGGAATATTGGTCAGAATGGCCGCTGTTTCAGCATATGATTAAGGATTTGCATAATACAACATTCATGGGTCAGGTACTTTCAACGAAAAATTCTTATCAATATGGACCAATCTGTGTCCATAAGGATTATCGTAGTAGTGACGTATTTCCAAATCTATTTGAATTTTCAAGAACACAAATGCAAAAAAGATATCCCATATTAATTACATTTATTAATCAAATTAATCCAAGATCTTATAAAGCTCACACCAAGATTGGACTAGATGTTATAAAGCCATTTGAATTTAACAATAATCAATATTATGAACTTGGATATGATACATCTGTAAGAACCAAAGGTTCAAATATATAG